The genome window CAGCCCGCCGCGGACGGGCTGGGGGCGCCGGAAAGACACGGCGCCCCACTGCTCGATCCGAACTACAGCGCGCCCTTGGTCGACGGGACGACGCCGCTGAAGCGGGGGTCGGGCTCGACGGCCGCGCGCAGCGCGCGGGCGATGGCCTTGTACTGGGCCTCGGCGATGTGGTGCGGGTCCCGGCCGTGGATGACGCGCACGTGCAGGTTGATCTGCGAGTGGAAGGCGATCGACTCGAACACGTGGCGGTTGAGCACGAACGGGTAGTTGCCGCCGATGGTGAAGCTGTTGTACTGCTCCGGCTCGCCGGTCATGACGCAGTACGAGCGGCCGGAGACGTCGACGGCGGCGTGCGCCAGCGTCTCGTCCATCGGGATCCAGGCGTCGCCGAAGCGGCGGATGCCCTTCTTATCACCGAGGGCCTGGCGCAGCGTCTGGCCGAACACGATGGCGGTGTCCTCGACCGTGTGGTGGGCGTCGATGTGGATGTCGCCGCTGGACTTGACCTTCAGGTCGAAGGCGGCGTGCGTGCCCAGCGCGGTGAGCATGTGGTCGTAGAACGGAACCGTGGTGTCGATGTCGACCTGGCCGGTGCCGTCGAGGTCGAGCTCCACCAGCACCGAGGACTCCCGGGTGGTGCGCTCGACCCGGCCGACGCGGGTTCCTGGCTGCATGGCGGTCACTGGTCGAGCTCCTCACTCACGATCTTGCCGGCCGCCAGGAAGGAGTCGTTCTCCTCCGGCGTGCCGATGGTGACGCGCAGGTGCCCCGGGATGCCGACGTCGCGGATGAGCACGTCGGCGTCCAGGTAGCGCCGCCAGGCGCGGTGCGCGTCGGCGAACCGTCCGAAGAGGACGAAGTTGGCGTCGCTGGGAACGGGCTGGAAACCCATCTCCCGCAACGACTCCACGACGCGGTCGCGCTCCTGCGCGAGCTTGTGCACCGACGACAGCGTCGCGTCGGCGTGGCGCAGCGACGCACGCGCCGCGGCCTGCGTCACCGACGAGAGGTGGTAGGGCAGCCGCACCAGCAGCAGGGCGTCGATCACCGCCGGGGACGCGGCCAGGTAGCCGAGCCTGCCGCCGGCGAAGGCGAACGCCTTGCTCATCGTGCGGCTGACGATCAGCTTCGCCGGGTACTGCTCGACGAGCGCGATCGCGCTGGGCTGCGCCGAGAACTCCGCGTAGGCCTCGTCGACCACGACCACCCCGGGCGCGGCGTCGAGCACCGGCCGCAGGTCGTCCACCGAGACCGACTGGCCGGTCGGGTTGTTCGGGCTGGTCACGAACACCACGTCCGGGCGGCGCTCGGCGACGATGCGGGCCGCCTCGGCGCTGTCGAGGCTGAAGTCCGCGCGCCGCGGCGCGGGCAGCCACTCGGTGCGGGTGCCCGCGGCCAGGATCGGGTGCATCGAGTAGGAGGGCTCGAACCCGAGCGCGACCCGGTCCGGGCCGCCGAACGCCTGCAGGATCTGCTGCAGGACCTCGTTGGAGCCGTTGGCCGCCCACACGTTGGCCGCGGCCACCGGCACCCCGGTGGCCTCGGTGAGGTAGGCGGCCAGGTCCTCCCGCAGCGCGACCGCGTCGCGGTCCGGGTAGCGGTGCAGCGAGGCGGCGGCCTCGCGCACCGCCTCGGTCACGTCGGCCACCAGCTCGGGCGGCGGCGGGTACGGGTTCTCGTTGGTGTTCAACCGGACCGGGACGTCCAGCTGCGGCGCGCCGTAGGGGCTGCGGCCGCGCAGATCGTCCCGCAGCGGCAGGTCGGCGAGCGTCGCATCGCCACCGAGCACGTCACTCATGGGCACTACTTTCGTACTGGTCCGGGAAGCGGGTCGGAAACCGTGAGCCTTCCGGGCTGCCACAGCGCCCCAGGAGACTCACGGGTTCGGATGCCAAACCGTCCACTCCTCAGTCCGGGAAGCGGGCGGTCACGGCCTGGCCGTGCGCGGGCAGGTCCTCGGCGTCGGCCAGCGCGACGACCTGGCCCGCCACGTCGCGCAGCGCCTGCTCGGTGTAGGAGATCACGTGGATGCCGCGCAGGAAGCTCTGCACGCTCAGCCCCGACGAGTGCCGGGCGCAGCCGCCGGTGGGCAGCACGTGGTTGGAGCCCGCGCAGTAGTCGCCCAGCGACACCGGGGCGTACGGGCCGACGAAGATCGCGCCCGCGTTGCGGACCCCGGCGGCCACGGCGTCGGCGTCGGCGGTCTGGATCTCCAGGTGCTCGGCGGCGTAGGCATCGACGACGCGGATGCCGTCGGCGATGTCGGCGACCAGGATGCAGCCGGACTGCACGCTGGTCAGCGCGGTGCGGATGCGCTCGGTGTGCTTGGTCAGCGGCACCTGCCTGGCCAGTTCGGCGTCGACGGCGTCGGCCAGCCGCTCGGAGGTGGTCACAAGCACGCTGGCCGCCAGCGTGTCGTGCTCGGCCTGGCTGATCAGGTCGGCGGCGACGTGCACCGGGTCGGCGGTGTCGTCGGCCAGCACCGCGATCTCGGTGGGACCCGCCTCGGAGTCGATGCCGATCAGGCTGCGCAGGTGGCGCTTGGCCGCCGTGACGTAGACGTTGCCGGGGCCGGTGACCATGTCGGCGGGCTCCAGGGCCGCGCCGTCGGTGTCCTCGGCGCCGTAGGCCAGCAGCGCCACCGCCTGCGCGCCGCCGACGGCCCACACCTCGTCGACGCCCAGCAGCTCGGCGGCCGCCAGGATCGTCGGGTGCGGCAAGCCGCCGAACTCCGCCTGCGGCGGCGAGCACACCACCAGCGACTCCACGCCCGCGGCCTGGGCGGGCACGACGTTCATCACCACGCTGGAGGGGTAGACCGCCAGGCCGCCCGGCGCGTACAGGCCGACGCGGGCCACCGGCACCCACCGCTCGGTGACGGTGCCGCCGGGGGCGACCCTGGTGGTGGTGTCGGTGCGGCGCTGGTCGGCGTGGACCTTGCGCGCCCGGGCGATGGACTCCTCGAGCGCCGAGCGCACCGCGGGGTCGAGCTCGTCGAGGGCCCGCCGCAGCTCCTCGGCACCCACCCTCACCCGTTCGGGTCGTACCCGGTCGAACTTCTCGGTGTAGTCGAGGACGGCTCGCACGCCGTCGTCGCGGACGCTCTCGATCACCGGCCGCACCTGATGCAGAACGTGCTCGACGTCCATCTCGGCGCGGGGCAGCGTGGCCCGCAGCTCGGCGTTGGACGGAACACGACCGCGCAGGTCGGTACGGGTGAGCATAAACGTCCTTCCCGGGTGTCCAGAGGTCGCCTTCCAGGGTAGTCGCAGGCCGTTCGACCGGCCCCACACGTCCCCTGAAATGGGAAAATGTCAACATGCCGCATCCGACGTAAGTGGGTTGTCAACTACGAGGCCCTGCTTCAGCCTCGCTGGAGTCACCACACGTGATCGATCGGAGACTCGATGTTCAGCTCACGGCGCACGGCCGCGACGGTCGCAGCCGCCGCCTGCCTGGTGCTGCTGCCGGCAGCGCAGGCAGGGGTGTCGGCCGCGCAGGAACCCGCACAGCCGACGACACCCGCCGCGGCGGCCGAGGGACGTGTGATCTACACGGTGGCGAACACCGACAGCCGCGCGCGGACCGAGATCAACCGCACCGGCGCGCAGATCCTGTCGGTGCGCGACGGCGTCGCGACGATCGAGGCGACCCCGGAGCAGGCCGAGCGCCTGCGCGCGGCGGGCTACCAGCTGCAGGAGAAGCAGAAGGTCGCCGACGCCCTGGACCAGCTCAACACCGGTGTCGCGGGCACCGCCGCCGACTTCCCTCCGGACGACCAGGGCTTCCACAACTTCGACGAGATGAACGCCGAGCTCGACAAGGCCGTCCAGGACCACGGTGACATCGCGGTGCGCTCCAGCGTCGGCAAGTCGCACGAGGGCCGCGACATCCCGATGCTCAAGATCAGCGACAACGCGGCCCAGGACGAGGACGAGCCGGAGGTCCTGTTCAACTGCAACCAGCACGCCCGCGAGCACCTCACCACCGAGATGTGCCTGCGGATCGTCAACCGGTTCACCGACGGCTACGCCTCCGACCCGGCAGTCAAGGAGGTGGTGGACAACCGCGAGATCTGGGTCGTGCCGGTGACCAACCCGGACGGGTCGATCCGCGACGTGGAGTCCGGCCAGTACCAGAGCTGGCGCAAGAACACCCAGGAGCCCAACGGCACCGACACCAACCGCAACTGGGACTACAAGTGGGGTTGCTGCGGCGGCTCCAGCGACGACCCCGACGCCGAGGACTACCGCGGGCCGAGCGCGTTCTCCACGCCCGAGGCCTCCGCGCTGGCCAAGTTCGTCGACTCGCGCGTCATCGGCGGCAAGCAGCAGATCAGGGCCCACATCGACTGGCACACCTTCTCCGAGCTCGTGCTGTGGCCCTACGGGCACACCAACGACCAGGTCACCGAGGGCATGACGCAGGAGGAGTACGACCGCTTCGCCCGCGTCGGCAAGGAGATGGCGCAGACCAACGGCTACACGCCGCAGCAGTCGAGCGAGCTCTACGTCACCGACGGCGACACCACCGACTGGATGTGGGGCAAGCACAAGGTCTTCTCGTTCACCTTCGAGATGTACCCCTCCAGCGGCGGCGTCGACGGCTTCTACCCCGATGACGAGGTCATCGAGAAGGAGACCAGCCGCAACGACGCCGCGGTCGACATCCTGCTCCGCGAAGCGGGAGCAGGCGCCTGAGCCACATCGCGCAAGGGGTGCAGGGCCCGGGGTTCGTGGAACCCCGGGCCCTGTTGCGTCGCGGCCGAGAAGCACCGGCCGATCGCGGAGATCCCCGACTCCGGCGGCGGAAGTTCCGGCGCGAAGGTTCGTGACACCGCCGAGAAAACCGTCGCGTCGAGCGGGTATTCGCCCTGACGACGACAGATGTCCGTGCCATGCGGCGCAATCGGCGTTAGGACGCGGTGCGCGCGGCGTTCGGCGCATCCGGAGCACGGATTCCCAATTTGGCGCCGAAAACCCCGCCGTACTGGGAAAAGTTGGTGTGACCCATAACACCTAAGTGGGTTGCCGGTGATTCGCCGTTGAACGAATCTTCGAAATGTCCGCTTTCGTGATCGATCGGAGACTCGATGTTCAGCTCACGGCGCACAGCGTCGGCGGTCGCCGCCCTCGCGTGCCTGATTTTGCTGCCCGCTGCCCAGGCAGGTGTCTCTGCGGCTCAGGAAGCCTCCCCGACCGGCGCGGCCGCCACCGCCGACGCCGGGTCGGTCTACTCGGTGCCGGGCACCGACAGCCGCTCCCGCACCGAGATCAACCGCACCGGCGCGCAGGTCCTCTCGGTGCGCGACGGCGTTGCGACCGTGCAAGCCTCCCGGGAACAGGCCGAACGGCTGCGCGCGGCCGGATTCGCGCTCGAGGAGCGGCAGGACGTCGCCGCCGCGCTCGACGCGCTGAGCGGCCCGGAGGCCGGGATCGCCGGGGCGGCCGACTTCCCGCCCGCCGACCAGGGCTTCCACAACTTCGACGAGATGAACGCCGAACTGGACAAGACCGTCCAGGACCACGGCGACATCGCGGTGCGCTCCAGCATCGGCCGGTCCCACCAGGGCCGCGACATCCCGATGCTCAAGATCAGCGACAACGCGGCCCAGGACGAGGACGAACCGGAAGTGTTGTTCAACTGCAACCAGCACGCCCGCGAACACCTCACCACCGAGATGTGCCTGCGGATCGTCAACCGGTTCACCGACGGCTACGCCTCCGACCCCGCCATCAAGAACGTGGTCGACAACCGCGAGATCTGGGTCGTGCCGGTCACCAACCCCGACGGCTCGGTCTACGACGTCGCCTCCGGCCAGTACCAGGGGTGGCGCAAGAACCGCCAGGGAAGCGGTACCGACACGAACCGCAACTGGGACTACAAGTGGGGCTGCTGCGGCGGCTCCAGCGGCAACCCCAACTCCGACACCTACCGCGGCAGCGCCGCGTTCTCGGCGCCGGAGTCGGCCGCGCTGGCCGGGTTCGTCGACTCCCGCGTCATCGGCGGCAAGCAGCAGATCAGGGCCCACATCGACTGGCACACCTTCTCCGAACTGGTGCTGTGGCCCTACGGCTACACCTACAACAACACCGCCGAGGGCATGACGCAGCAGGAGTACGACCGGTTCGCCCGCGTCGGCACCGAGATGGCGCGCACCAACGGCTACACCCCGCAGCAGTCCAGCGACCTCTACATCACCGACGGCAGCACCACGGACTGGATGTGGGGCAAGCACAAGATCTTCTCGTTCACCTTCGAGATGTACCCCTCCAGCGGCGGCATCGACGGCTTCTACCCCGATGACGAGGTCATCGGGCGGGAGACCGCCCGCAACGACGCCGCGGTCGACATCCTGCTCCGCGAAGCGGGCGTCTGATCCACGGGCGCACCACGCACGGGGCGGGCCCGGGTCGGCCGCTGCCGGCCCGGGCCCGTCCGGCGAACGCCTGGTCACCACCGGGGACCGCGGGCCGTCCCGCCGCGAGCCGCGGCTCGAACGCCGGTTCGGCGTCCCGGCGCGCCCGGCACCACCCTTCGGTGTGAGAATCCGCAAGTGGACAGTGTGGTGCTGAACATCGGTCTGGTCCTGTTGTTCGTGCTGCTCGGCGGGTACTTCGCCGCCGCGGAGATCGCGCTGGTATCGCTGCGCGAGGGCCAGGTCCGCAGGCTCGGGGGCGCCGGACGGCGCGGCGCCCGGGTCGCGAAGCTGCGGGCCGACTCCAACCGGTTCCTCTCCGCGGTGCAGATCGGCGTGACCTTCGCCGGGTTCTTCGCCTCCAGCTACGGCGGCGCCACGATCGCGGTGCGCCTGTCGCCCGCGCTGGAGGGCTGGGGCCTGCCCGCGGCACTGGCCGCGACGGTCGCGCTGGTGCTGGTGACGCTGTTCGTCTCGTACCTGTCGCTGGTGCTCGGCGAGCTGGCCCCGAAGCGGCTGGCGTTGCAGCGCACCGAGCAGGTCGCGCTGTTCACCGCGGGTGTCCTCGACCGGCTGGCCACGCTGTGCCGTCCGCTGATCTGGCTGCTGTCGAAGTCGACGGACGCGGTGGTGCGGCTGCTGGGCATCGACCCGAGGTCCGGCCAGGACAAGGTCAGCCAGGAGGAGCTGCGCGACATGGTGCGCACCAACGAGCAGCTCACCGTCGAGGAGCGCAAGCTGCTCACCGACGCGTTCGAGGCGGGCGACCGGGTGCTCAGCGAGGTCATGGTGCCGCGCACCGAGGTCGACTTCCTGGACCGGACGATGTCGCTGGCCGACGCGGTGGCCAAGGTCCGCGACCAGCCGCACTCGCGCTACCCGGTCATCCGGGAGACCGCCGACGACGTGATCGGCTTCGTCCACGTCCGCGACCTGCTGACCACGACCTACGACAACCGCCTTGGCGCCGCCACGATCGGCGACCTCGCGCGTCCGGTCACCGCGCTGCCCGGCAGCAAGCCGGTGCTCTCGGCACTGACGGTGATGCGCAGGCGCGGGGGGCACCTCGCCGTGGTCGTCGACGAGTACGGCGGCACGGCGGGCATCGTCACCGTGGAGGACCTGGTCGAGGAGGTCGTCGGCGAGATCTGGGACGAGTACGACACCGGCGCGGCGCCGGTTCTGCCCTCACCGGAGGGCAGCTACGAGCTGGACGGCATGCTGCACCGCAGCGAGGTCGAGGAGCACACCGGGATCGTGCTGCCCGAAGGCCCGTTCGACACCC of Saccharopolyspora erythraea contains these proteins:
- the hisB gene encoding imidazoleglycerol-phosphate dehydratase HisB codes for the protein MTAMQPGTRVGRVERTTRESSVLVELDLDGTGQVDIDTTVPFYDHMLTALGTHAAFDLKVKSSGDIHIDAHHTVEDTAIVFGQTLRQALGDKKGIRRFGDAWIPMDETLAHAAVDVSGRSYCVMTGEPEQYNSFTIGGNYPFVLNRHVFESIAFHSQINLHVRVIHGRDPHHIAEAQYKAIARALRAAVEPDPRFSGVVPSTKGAL
- a CDS encoding histidinol-phosphate transaminase, whose product is MSDVLGGDATLADLPLRDDLRGRSPYGAPQLDVPVRLNTNENPYPPPPELVADVTEAVREAAASLHRYPDRDAVALREDLAAYLTEATGVPVAAANVWAANGSNEVLQQILQAFGGPDRVALGFEPSYSMHPILAAGTRTEWLPAPRRADFSLDSAEAARIVAERRPDVVFVTSPNNPTGQSVSVDDLRPVLDAAPGVVVVDEAYAEFSAQPSAIALVEQYPAKLIVSRTMSKAFAFAGGRLGYLAASPAVIDALLLVRLPYHLSSVTQAAARASLRHADATLSSVHKLAQERDRVVESLREMGFQPVPSDANFVLFGRFADAHRAWRRYLDADVLIRDVGIPGHLRVTIGTPEENDSFLAAGKIVSEELDQ
- the hisD gene encoding histidinol dehydrogenase: MLTRTDLRGRVPSNAELRATLPRAEMDVEHVLHQVRPVIESVRDDGVRAVLDYTEKFDRVRPERVRVGAEELRRALDELDPAVRSALEESIARARKVHADQRRTDTTTRVAPGGTVTERWVPVARVGLYAPGGLAVYPSSVVMNVVPAQAAGVESLVVCSPPQAEFGGLPHPTILAAAELLGVDEVWAVGGAQAVALLAYGAEDTDGAALEPADMVTGPGNVYVTAAKRHLRSLIGIDSEAGPTEIAVLADDTADPVHVAADLISQAEHDTLAASVLVTTSERLADAVDAELARQVPLTKHTERIRTALTSVQSGCILVADIADGIRVVDAYAAEHLEIQTADADAVAAGVRNAGAIFVGPYAPVSLGDYCAGSNHVLPTGGCARHSSGLSVQSFLRGIHVISYTEQALRDVAGQVVALADAEDLPAHGQAVTARFPD
- a CDS encoding M14 family metallopeptidase, with the translated sequence MFSSRRTAATVAAAACLVLLPAAQAGVSAAQEPAQPTTPAAAAEGRVIYTVANTDSRARTEINRTGAQILSVRDGVATIEATPEQAERLRAAGYQLQEKQKVADALDQLNTGVAGTAADFPPDDQGFHNFDEMNAELDKAVQDHGDIAVRSSVGKSHEGRDIPMLKISDNAAQDEDEPEVLFNCNQHAREHLTTEMCLRIVNRFTDGYASDPAVKEVVDNREIWVVPVTNPDGSIRDVESGQYQSWRKNTQEPNGTDTNRNWDYKWGCCGGSSDDPDAEDYRGPSAFSTPEASALAKFVDSRVIGGKQQIRAHIDWHTFSELVLWPYGHTNDQVTEGMTQEEYDRFARVGKEMAQTNGYTPQQSSELYVTDGDTTDWMWGKHKVFSFTFEMYPSSGGVDGFYPDDEVIEKETSRNDAAVDILLREAGAGA
- a CDS encoding M14 family zinc carboxypeptidase, producing MFSSRRTASAVAALACLILLPAAQAGVSAAQEASPTGAAATADAGSVYSVPGTDSRSRTEINRTGAQVLSVRDGVATVQASREQAERLRAAGFALEERQDVAAALDALSGPEAGIAGAADFPPADQGFHNFDEMNAELDKTVQDHGDIAVRSSIGRSHQGRDIPMLKISDNAAQDEDEPEVLFNCNQHAREHLTTEMCLRIVNRFTDGYASDPAIKNVVDNREIWVVPVTNPDGSVYDVASGQYQGWRKNRQGSGTDTNRNWDYKWGCCGGSSGNPNSDTYRGSAAFSAPESAALAGFVDSRVIGGKQQIRAHIDWHTFSELVLWPYGYTYNNTAEGMTQQEYDRFARVGTEMARTNGYTPQQSSDLYITDGSTTDWMWGKHKIFSFTFEMYPSSGGIDGFYPDDEVIGRETARNDAAVDILLREAGV
- a CDS encoding hemolysin family protein is translated as MDSVVLNIGLVLLFVLLGGYFAAAEIALVSLREGQVRRLGGAGRRGARVAKLRADSNRFLSAVQIGVTFAGFFASSYGGATIAVRLSPALEGWGLPAALAATVALVLVTLFVSYLSLVLGELAPKRLALQRTEQVALFTAGVLDRLATLCRPLIWLLSKSTDAVVRLLGIDPRSGQDKVSQEELRDMVRTNEQLTVEERKLLTDAFEAGDRVLSEVMVPRTEVDFLDRTMSLADAVAKVRDQPHSRYPVIRETADDVIGFVHVRDLLTTTYDNRLGAATIGDLARPVTALPGSKPVLSALTVMRRRGGHLAVVVDEYGGTAGIVTVEDLVEEVVGEIWDEYDTGAAPVLPSPEGSYELDGMLHRSEVEEHTGIVLPEGPFDTLAGFVMAELGRMPAVGDSIDALGHRFTVRELDGRRVARVLITPLGDG